TCACCCTAGCAACATCGGCACTATACAGTTAAAAGACTGACATAGTTAACCTAACTAACCACTCGCTGCCAAAATAAACACATCCAAAATAAAATAGCAAGTTCCCTAAAATTAGCAGTATGTATCTACCAGGGAACTCTAATTAAGTTACCTGTAATGTGCTGTTATTTACTGGACGATTAGCTTTAATTCTGCAAGAACGCGCTTGATTTCTAGCATTAGTAATCCTTGTTTGGCACTTTCACTAGCTAAGACTAGGAGAACGGCATCTTGACCACAACCAGTTAAAATCCCAAAGCCTTTATTACCTTCTACAAAGATCCGGTCAATAGTGCCTCTGGCTAATTCCATCCCAATTCTTTCGCCCAAGGATAACATAGATGCTGACATCGCTGATACCCGTTCTTCATCCATCCCACCAGGCAAGCTTGCTGCTAAAGGTAGTCCGTCAGGAGTGACAAGTGCTGCTCCTTGTACATCAGTAGTACCGCTAACAAAGTTTTGTAAAACCATGCCGAGTTTTTCTGCGTTAATAGCCATGATGATGATTCTCCGTGATTTTGAATTGGAAAGCGGGTATGAAAGTCAAGTAAATACCGAATTAAACAAACTCTTTTTTACTTGGACGAATATAGTATCCTTTATTCTAAAGGCGTAAATTAAAATACATGATTATCGCCCCTTAAATACACAATTTAGTTCCTGCCTGTTCTTTTGCTACCTTTCCCCATAAGATTACTTATCTTCTTCCTTCTTCCTTCGTGGTTCATTTAGGGACTTCCAAATAAAAAAATGTCCCAAAACTGACGCAAAAATTCTCTCTCTGTGTTCTCTGTGCCTCTGTGGTTCGTTTATTGGGATAATTTATTTCTTGGAAGTCCCTTAATCTATATTTTTTTAATGGGAAAGGAGTAATAGACTTGACTTGATTTTAATTACATCTGAATAACTAAGGAGTTAGGAGTGTAAATGGATGCTGTTTCTCTAGCGCCCTTGTGATTTAAATTATGCCCCAGTCACAATTAACATGATACCGAGAAAATACTGAATTTAGGTTTTCTTATCATTAATATAAGTTAAGACTATATATAAGATTTTTTGGTTAGCTGAGGCTGTGTAACTCATATAGAATAAGCTTTTTAGGCTATTCGACCAGAATCAATACATAGTATCGTCTATTAACGTTTGTCAAGAGTATCCACTCTAATAAACTTTTAGTATTGTGTATTAATTTTATCAAGAATATCAATTTTGTATACATAGACATGATGGTAAAGAAAAGTTACCAGCTAGTAATAACTACTTAAGTAGACTATGTGCTATTTCTTAAAAGTATCTTGTTCTAAGTAGGTAAAAAAACTATTGGCTAGAATAGCAGCTTGTGTGCGATCGCGTAAATTGAGGCAATTCAAAATGTTGGTAACATGATTTTTGACTGTCCCTTCAGAAATGTACAGTTTTTGGGCAATTTCTCGATTATTGTCACCAATAGCAATTAACCGCAAAACTTCCTTTTCTCTAGGGGTGAGTTCTGCTAAATTCGCTGGTACAGATGGTTGGGGAGGAGTAGCAGGAAATTGAGTCATAAGTTTTTTAACTATTCCTGGGCCTAATTGGGAATATCCTTTATCAACCGCACGAATGGCAACGGCTAATTCTTCTGAGGGTGTATCTTTAAGTAAATAACCCATTGCCCCATTTTGAATTGCTGCTTTCACATATTCATCATCATCAAAGGTTGTTAATACAAGCACTTTACTATGGGGAAAGTTTTGATTAATTTCTTTAGTAGCAGCAACTCCATCCATAATTGGCATTCTAATATCCATTAAAATTACATTTGGTTGGAGTTCTCTGACTAAATTAATTGCTATTTGACCATTTTCGGCTTCTCCGACAATTTCTATATCTGGTTCTAATTCTAATAAGGCTCTTAAACCTTGACGAATTAAACTTTGATCATCTACAAGTAAAATGCTAATCATTATTATTTGTCTCTGGGTAAGGGGATATTAACTATTATTTGACAACCAGCATTATAACTACTATGAATATAAAATTCACCTCTTAATGATAAAGTGCGATCGCGCATACTTTGTAAACCAAATCCGGTAGTATTTTGTTCCACATCAAAACCGCTGCCATTATCCTGAATTATTAATTTTAAATTTTCTAAAGTTGTCATTAATTCTAATTTAACTTCTGTAGCTTGTGCATATTTAGAAATATTAGTGAATGATTCTTGAATAATCCGATAAATGGGAGTGCTGATTTCCATAGACAATGGAGCCATAATAGAAATTTGACAATTAGGTAAAACGCCAGTAGAACGCTGAAAATCTGCTGCTAGGATCGGAATTGCTTGTTCTAATGTTTGTCCCTGTAAAGGATGGGATCTCATCGTAGAAACAGATTGACGGACATCTTGTAAGGCTTTTGAACCCAGTTCTTTAGCAGTGGCTAAAAACGTCATAGCTCTAGGTATATCAGATTTTGATAACTTTAAAGCAGTTTCCAATTGAAGATTTAAAGCTGTCAGCGAATGTCCTAAAGAATCATGAATTTCTCTAGCAATGCGGTTACGTTCTTCTAAGGTAGCTTGATTTTCAATTTTTAAAGCATATTGACGGAGTTTTTCATTTGCAATTTCTAGTTTATCTCGACTTTGCCGTTCAGACAAAACAGTATTCATTAATACTAAAACAAATACTAAACTTAAACCAAACAAAACGGCTAAACTAAAACTAAAAAATCTAAATCTTTCTTGAGCTATTGGTGAAAATCTTCCTGGAGGCATCCTTTGTTTAAGGGTAAGTAAAAATAAAACAAATGAGGAAAAGGTAATTGTTAATCGTCCTGGAAGTTGAAAAATCAAACAACTGCGAGTTACTAAAATCAAATAAAGAAAGGGAAAAAGTCTGGCACTTCTACCTCCATAAAAGCCAGTAATTAAGATTAATAATACTTCAATAGCTGTATAAATAATTTTATTGGTTTTATTGTAAGTCGGTAATCTTAAACCCATTAAACCAAAAATTGCCAAACTGCAAATTGTCAGTTCTGGATACATTGCAGAAAAGCGCGGTGAAGGAGATGGCATCAATACCATTAAACCAGAAAATCCTAACAACAGCCATTCTAAATACAGTAGAAATCTAAAAGGATGATTATTAAACTGAATAGGACGATTCATAAATAATTGATAATTGATAATTGACAATTGAAAGTTAAAAATCAAGAAACTTCATACATGAGGACTTAAACGTCTGTCTGACTTAAAATATTTTTATCACAATTAAATGCAAATTGAACAGGGGTAGAATATCTAAATGCTAATGTCATGACTAAAGTAACGGATGTAGACGTGACTTTTGCCTCATATCATTCCTGGATGTTAATCCCTATGATAGAAACATAGAAAACCGACATAACCAAAAGCTAATTATGAAACTGAAGACATTATCACTGATTGCTGGCACTCTGGCTTTGACTTTAATCGCAACTCCCTTTGCAGTTCAAGCACAATCAAGTATACCCTCACCCCAACCTGGTAAGGAAATGCGGGAAAAAGGTCCATTCAAAGGCTTGAATTTGACGACCGAACAAAAAGCGAAAATGAAGGAAATTGGCCGCAATACCCGCGCTCAAATGGAAGCTGTTTTAACTCCTGAACAAAAGACTAAATTACAAGCTGCAATGGCTCAACGTAAGGCTGAATATCAAGCACAACGTCAGCAAGGACAAGGGCAACGTCAGGAAAGACGTGAGAAGAGGGGGAATATTTTTGCTTCTTTGAACTTAACTCAAGCACAAAAAGATCAAATGAAACAAATCAGAGAATCATCAAAACAACAAATACAAGCTGTGTTAACTCCCCAACAGCAAGCGCAAATGAAGCAAATGCGAGAAAATATGCGTTCTCGTCGTCAACAAGATAAACCTCAATAATTCTTAACTATTTAATAAATTAGGGGTGGGCATAAAAGCTCATCTCTTTTTCTAACCAAGTAAGTAAGTCGACGGAGAAATTTATAGTTACGCAATTTACATAAATTGTCTATTTTGTCAAGATATAAGCTAAAGTATCAGAAATTTTGATTCATGTAATTATTTGTTTATTTTTATGAGAGTGATGCAAAATTTATGTACTATTAAGTAAAGAAAGATAACAAGGAATTACTTCATGCCCTATACAAACGAAGAACGCGGTCTTCTCAATAATTTTGCTAAAGAACCCAAGGTTTATCAAGCTGAACCTCCTACAAACAGTCAAAAGCTTACTTATATTATATTAGGAATTGCGGGGGTACTTTTAATTGGGGGGGTAATTTTTGTGGCCTTCTCTGTTTCTAATGTTAGTTAATTGCCAAAATGTCCTATAAATTTTAAATTTTCCGGAGATCAGGTTCTTATTTTTATCAAGAGCCTGGTTTTTTTGTTAGAATGGGAAAATACAAATATAGTTAGCAATTTTTTGACATTCTAGCCCGCAAAACGTGATTCATCCTGAAAAAGAACACATCTGAGTGAAAATTAAAGTTATGAGATGTGACATTAATATTTAATTTATTCAATCAGGATGTATACAGAAAAAAAGGCTAAAACCCAAGTAAATACAAACGTGAATGAAACTGTACACACAGAAAACATTAGTTTGAATCGGCAAGTATATCAACGCCTAAAACTTGCCCTGAGTCTGGGTTTACGTAGACAAATTTTATTTGCTATATGTGATGATTTACATTTAAGAAATCGGATAGCAGCCCGATTGCATTCAACCCTTGCTTATCCGGTGGGTAAGGTATTATATCAAAGAGCCAATTCGGGGAATTTTAGCACTCCAGCTTATCCGCGATTAGTTACTTTGCGTTTAGATGTAAGCGATCCTAATCCTATAGCGCAGATCAATCAATGGTTAGCTAATTATCCACCTCCGCTGATGGGGAAATCAACAGATAATCCCGGTCGTCCCTTACCAATCCCTGCATTTCAAATTGTCGGGGTGGAAATGCTGACTAAAGAACCAGTAGCAGTACAACGGTTATTTTTGAATTATCTCCGCTTAGGTGAACAGCACTTATCTGGTGATGAATCTAGCCGCTTTTTAGAATCAAGTTTGTTATTTTGGGTTTCTCGTCCTTGGTTGTCTACAATTCAGCAATCAGCACCCAAATTTTGGCATTATCGAACGGGTGTATTTGTGTTTGCGGGAGAACCAACACCAACTATAGAGAATAGAGGTTATTCAGAGGTTTTAGCGGATTCTCGGAGTTTAGACCGGGAAAATTTAGATCATTTATTTGTTAATGAAGAGAAAATCTCTCCAGATATCCAACAAATAAATAAACCGGATTTGCCTTTAACTGCAACTACAGATTCAGTCACAGAAATACCAGACGTGCCTGCTGTTCAATCTTCTCAAATAACCAATAATCAAAGTTTCTTGTCCTTGTCTCATATTAACGAGGAGTTGCAAAAATTAATTCAGGCAACAATAAATGCTGATGATAGTGATCAAATTCAACAAATACTCTGGGAAATTGAACAATTACACATTCAAAAAGCTACTGAAGAGGAATTAGCGATTCCTTCGGGGCGCCTCGCTATCGCTTATCAGAATCTGGGTAATTTCTATCGGTTGCAGATTGAGCAAGGACAACCAACCATAGAAAACTTAATGATAGCAATTCTGGCTTATCAGGAAGCGGTGAGCCATGATGAAAGTTCTCCACAACTTCCCGACATTTTGAATGATTTGGGGACACTTTACTGGATGTTGCACCGCATCCCTGATAATTCTGAAGAAGCGAAAATTTATATTCAGCAAGGAATAGATTTTTATAAGTTAGCACTCAAGTTGATTACAGGTGATATTCAGCCAGAAACTTATGCTCGGATTCAAAATAACATTGGTACTGCCTATGGTGATTTGGCTCGGTTTGCTGACGCAGTAGAAAACTGGAATTGGGCAATTGTTGCTTACAATGAAGCACTTCGTTACCGACAGGAGGAGATAGAACCATTAAAATATGCTGCTTGTCAAAATAACTTAGGTACAGCGTACTGGCATCTAGGACAGTATAATCAGCCTGTGGAACATCTCACAAAAGCGATCGCTGCTTATAAATTAGCCATTGTTCACTATAAACCGGCGGATGAACCCCTCAAATATGGGATGATTCAGAATAATATTGGTACAGCTTATTGGAATCTTTCCCAATATGAACAACCAAAAGAAAATCTCCAGTTAGCAATTCAGGTTTATAATGAAGCACTAAAATATCGCACATCTTTTGATGTTCCTCAATCCTATGCTGCTACTCAAAATAATCTGGGTATCGCTTATTGGCATCTAGCAAATCAGCCCCAAAGGACAAAGGAAGATCAACAAAAACTCGTAAAATTATGTATTCATGCTTATGAAGAAGCTGTGAATATAGCTCACTCACTTATTAGTGTATCTTTGAATTTTGATTTATATGTGACACATAATAATTTAGGATTAGCTCATCATTACTTAGTGACAGATGTATCTTTTATTGGTGACAAAAAAACACTTTCTCAACACTTAGAAGCTGCTTTAGAAAATCATTTACACGCGTTAAGTGGATTTGATAGACAAACAGAAAATTATCAAACAACAATCAGTTACATTATTAACACAATTCGTGCTTTCCATAATAAGTTAGGAATTCAAGGACAAAATTTAGCTTTGTCTAAACTTCCAGGACAATTGTTGCCAGATGTTTTGCCGAAGTTATAAATTGATAATTAATTTATAAATTAATAATTGGTGATATGAAAGAAATAGTTTTAGGGGTTCGCAATCTACAAGTTGAATTTATCAGTGATAGCAGTAATGTCAAAGCTATTGATGATATTAGCTTCCAGTTACATCAAGGTGAAACTCTGGGAATAGTGGGAGAGTCTGGGAGTGGAAAGTCAGTTACAGCTTTAGCAATCATGGGTTTGTTGCAATATCCTGGAAAAGTAACTAGAGGGGAAATTTTCTTTTCGCGGACAAATAACCAACCCCTGGATTTATTAACATTATCACCTCAAGAAATGCAGCTTTATCGAGGTGGTGATATTGCAATGATTTTCCAAGAACCGATGACTTCTTTAAATCCGGTTTATAGTATCGGTTTTCAGTTGCAAGAAGCAATTATGCGACATCAAAATGTAAATGCAATTGCAGCGAAAAGAATTGCGATTGCGGGTTTACAAGAAGTTAAACTTTTACCTAGTGATGAGCAAATTCAAGAACAATATATTAATAATGATTTGTCTGAATCAGGGAGTTTTAAATTAGCACAATTGGTGAAAGAACACAAAGAAGCAATGCTGGAACGCTATCCTCATCAACTATCTGGGGGACAATTGCAACGAGTGATGATTGCAATGGCAATTTCTTGTAATCCCTCTGTATTAATTGCTGACGAGCCAACTACAGCTTTAGATGTAACTGTGCAAGCGACAATTTTAGCATTGTTGTATGAATTACAACAAAGTCGCAATATGGCAATGATTTTTATTAGCCATGACTTGGGGTTAATTTCGGAAATTACTGACCAAGTGGCAGTGATGTATAAAGGTAAAATTGTGGAATATGGTGCTGCTGCACAAATTTTCAACAATCCCCAACATCCTTATACTAAAGGACTTGTAGCTTGTCGTCCTAGTTTGAACCGTCGTCCCCACAAACTGCTGACTGTTTCTGACTATATGAGTGTCACAGAAGATGAATTTGGCAAAGTCATAATTCAGGCTAAAGAACCCGCACAACCATCGGAAATTACTAGGGAAGAGATTAATCAAAGATTAGCAAATAACAGTGCAAAACAACCTCTGTTGACAGTTCGTAACTTGGAAGTTGGTTTTCCAGTTCGGGGAGTATTTGGAGCCACAAAACGTTACCATAAGGCGGTAAATGGCGTTTCTTTTGATGTCTTTCCGGGAGAAACTTTGGGATTGGTGGGGGAATCGGGTTGCGGTAAAACTACTTTGGGTAGAACCCTGCTGCGATTAATCGAACCGATGAGCGGTAAAATATTCTTTGATGGACAAGATATTACTCACTTGACTGGGAAAACTTTGCAGCACTTACGACGGGAAATGCAAATTATTTTCCAAAATCCTTTTAGTTCCCTCAACCCCCGGATGAAAGTTGGGGAAGCGATTATTGAACCCCTATTGATTCATGGTGTGGGTAAGTCAAAACAACAGCAACAAGCTAGGGTTGTGGAACTTTTAGAAAGGGTGGGTTTAAGTGCAGATGATCAGAAAAAGTATCCTCATCAATTTTCAGGTGGTCAGCGTCAACGGGTTTGTATTGCTCGCGCTTTAGCTTTGAATCCTAAGTTTATTATCTGCGATGAGTCTGTTTCTGCTTTGGATGTGTCAGTGCAAGCACAGGTTTTAAATTTATTAAAAGAATTGCAAGCGGATTTTCAACTAACTTATATCTTTATTTCCCATGATTTAAGTGTAGTGAAATTTTTGAGCGATCGCATTTTGGTGATGAACCAAGGAAAAATTGTGGAATCAGGGACATCTGAAAGTATCTATTTAGAACCAAAGGAAGAATATACGCAAAAATTAATTGCTGCAATTCCTACTGGTAGTCCTGAACGGATCAGAAATCGGCACAATTAAATAATAAAAGTGTACACACATCTCTAGACAGGATGCTAAACGTGATCCGATCCCCCTAAATCCCCCTTAAAAAGGGGGACTTTGAAGAATTTAGCCCCCCTTTTTAAGGGGGGTTGGGGGGATCTAAACGTTGTGGGGCAACTCTAGAAGACTTGTGTGTACACTGTAGGCTTGCGGGGAGGGGGCTAAGATGTACCTCATAAGAGCGCAAACCGCTGTATCGTACTTTCTTTCATTAACCAAATAATCACAAAGAGAATTTACATCTTGATTAAGTTGGGAATTGCGATCTAATTTCAATACTTTACAAGTAGATTTTCAAGCATCCGTTAATTCATTATAACGTTGATTCGCTCTTTCCCTGGTCAGAAACGTATTTAACGCCCCCATAAACTCAGGAAAGCCAGTTTTGCTTAAACAAATAGAAATCTCAGAACGAACTTGAGCAACCCGTTCTAAATCATTAATAAATTGGTCAGTTCCCACTTGATTATTCATGATAATGCCACTTTATTTAATATTCTTAAATTTAGATTCTAGAAAAAGTTTATAAACCAGAAAAGCCAAAGCCCCAAACATTACAATTCCTGCCAAAGCTGAGGCTACTTTCACTGCAACTATAGTTGCCACAGCCAAACCAAAAAGCTGTCCACCAAGAATTACTTTTCTCAGCCAAGATTTTTGAGATTGTGCTGGTTGGTGTTTTTGCGTTTGATAGAAAGGTGCATCAATACCATGGATTTGATCATCCATTTCGCGCAGTCGCTTTTCTACCTGACGTTGAAGGTCTTGATTATGTTCATGGGGAGATTTCATCAGCGTCCACCTTGTTTAGGACATTATCGATTATATTATATGATAATTTGTACCAGGAAATTCACAAAGCATATTATCATTGCTGCATTTAGTTTAGATTCAAGATTGTGTCCTGGCTTTTCGGAAATTATGGGGAAAAAGATCACAATAGGATTTCGTTAAATGTCAAAATTTGATAGCGTTCGCGAAGCGTCCCGGAGGGAACTAGCGCTGCTGCAAGCAGATCGGGAATAACTCAGGTAGATTCAACATGAATATCAAAAATGGATTTATTGGTACGATTGGTAACACACCTCTAATTCGCTTGAACAGTTTTAGTGAAGAAACAGGTTGTGAAATCCTGGCCAAAGCCGAATTTCTTAACCCTGGTGGTTCTGTGAAAGATCGGGCTGCACTTTACATTATCGAAGACGCAGAAAAAAAAGGACTCCTCAAACCTGGAGGTACAGTAGTAGAAGGAACTGCGGGTAATACGGGTATTGGACTAGCACATATCTGCAATGTCAAAGGTTACAAATGCTTGATTTTTATTCCCAATACCCAATCTCAAGAAAAAATTGATGCTTTGACTACCTTGGGTGCGGAAGTTCGTCCTGTTCCGGCTGTACCTTACAAAGATCCGAATAATTACGTCAAACTATCTGGTAAGATTGCGGCGGAAATGGAAAACGCCATTTGGGCTAATCAGTTTGATAATTTAGCCAATCGTGTTGCCCATTATGAAACCACAGGTAGAGAGATTTGGCAACAGACAGGCGGTAAAATTGATGGTTGGGTGGCGGCCACTGGTACGGGTGGTACTTATGCTGGTGTGGCTATGTACCTCAAGGATCAAAATCCGGGCGTTAAATGTGTAGTTGCTGATCCTTTGGGTAGTGGACTATATAGCTATATCAAAACTGGGGAAATCAAAATGGAAGGAAATTCTATTACTGAAGGTATTGGTAATAGTAGAATTACCGCTAATATGGAAAGCGCACCTATTGATGATGCGATCCAAATTGATGATTCTGAAGCCTTGCGAGTGGTTTATCAACTATTAAGAAAAGATGGTTTATTAATGGGTGGTTCAACGGGAATTAATGTCGGTGCGGCTGTGGCTTTAGCTAAACAATTAGGACCAGGACATACTATTGTGACTATCTTATGTGACAGTGGTTCTCGCTATCAATCACGGATATTTAATAGTGAATGGTTAGCAAGTAAAGGATTAGTTATCAATTAGGATTTTTTTACTTATCTGTTATGAGGTACATCATAGCCCCCTCCTCGCTTGCGGGGAGGGGGTTGGGGGTGGGGTTCATGTACCTCACTCAATCAAAAATCGTTGTAATCTTACTTTAGTTACTGGTAATTTGTCTCATTACCAAATAATTCAAGATTTAGGCTATTCACTAATACTAGATAACTGGCGTTTATAGTCAAAATGGTGATGAATGAATTAATATCAAATATCTCAAATCAGGAACAACCTCTTCCTATTTGTGTCCAAGTATGTCAACATCGTACTTGTAGGAAACAAGGTGCAGCAGAAGTATTAGCGGCTTTACAAGCTTTACCTATACTTAATGTGACAGTTATACCAAGTGGCTGCTTAGGTCAATGTGGTAATGGGCCAATGGTGTTAGTGTTACCGGAGATGGTTTGGTATTGTCGGGTTTTACCCCAAGAAATACCTAGATTGGTAGAACAACATTTATTAAGTGGTAAAAGAGTTAAGAAAATGCTTTATTATCGGTTTCATCCCCACGGGTAAACTAACTGAAAATATATAAATCCTTTAATTTAGCACAAATGCAGTGAGGGAATGAATGGATATTCAGCATCTACGTCAATCATTAAAAATCAAGTGGCTGAGTTATTACGAACAAAATCGTGCTTGGCTAGTAAAAATGCGAATTTGGAAAGATTATGATGGTATACGCCGACCTTCTTCTGGGTACATTTTAGCAACTTTATCTACTTTAGAACCAGAGCTAAAAAAAATCCTGCCTTTTATTTTGGATTTAAACAATGATCCTGATCAAATAATTGTGGCTTTGCATTTACACTTCAATCCTGAACAGGAGTTAAAATTATTAAAAGCCCAGCATTCTACAGCCAGAAATGAGATTGTTAGTACGTCTCCTGCTCATATACATTTAATAGATTCACCTATCTCCAAAGAACGTAAACAGGTGTTATTGAAAATGTCTACAAGTGTTTCCGTGATGGCTGTTGCTACGCCGGTGCATCATCATTCTTCTGTTAAGTTACCTGTGGGACTGGAAAGGGAGCAAATAGACAAACGATTTATCAATACTAGAATTCCCGTCCAAAATATTCCCGGTGTTTCATCTACCCATAGCAGTATTTTTCCGTCTTGGATAGATGAATTGTGTCCAGGTAGAGGAAATAGATAATCATTACAGCGATTCTTGATTGAATGAGGTACATGAACCCCACCCCCAACCCCCTCCCCGCTTGCGAGGAGGGGGCTATGATGTATCTTATAACAGCATCATCTATATTATTGTGAAAGTATTGGGTTTTCTCAACTTTGTCGCGGGTCTTCATCTGGTGGATGCCAACCTGTCCAGTTCTAATATTCCAGTTAATTCAGCTTGTTCTGTTGTATTTAACATTCCTGCTTTGTTTTTATCAACAAGTTCTTCTAACCTAGATTGTAATTCTGGAGTGAATTTAAACAAATTCAAATTTCTGACTTTGCTGATTTCAATTCCAGATTCTATCCAGTATGAGGGTTGAATCATTACTTGAGTCATCATAGAATTATCTTAATAATTTTGATAACCTTTATATTATAACATAATCAATAATGAAAATATTGATTATGTTATAATATTTTTTGTCTGATAGCGTAGCGTGGCGCAAGCCATATCAGGATAACCAGGATTAGAGGATTTTCAGGATGTGGTTGTTTGATTGTCTATAATATATACAGATTTTGGGATAATAGATAAGTTATCAGTTAAATTATCCGCTGTTAATTCTTGACTATTACTGTAACTGGATTTTATAATCTTCAAATCTTCACAGACAATTTATCAATAATCCTGTACATCCTAAAATCCTGGACATCCTGATTCAGACAATTACAATTTCAGCATCCCACCAACAACCTACAAATTACCATCCTGTAAATTCATGAACACATCTCATACCCAAAATCTAAAATTAGACGAAATTACATATATAATCAATGGATGTGCAATGAAAATACACCGAACTTTGGGAAATGGTTTTCAGGAGGTTATTTATCAAAGATGTATGGAAATTGAACTTAAAAAATCAGGTTTAAGTTTTGGAAGGGAGGTGGAACAAACAATTTATTATGAAGGAATTGAAGTAGGAACACGCAGGGCGGATTTTATAGTTGAAAATCAGGTTGTGGTGGAGTTAAAAGCGGTTATTTCTTTAGAAGATGTTCATTTAGCGCAAGCGAAGAATTATTTGGTAGCTTATAATTTTCCTGTGGGATTATTGATTAATTTTGGTGGGTTGAAGTTGGAATACAAGAAGGTTTTTAATCCTAGATTTCAGGGTTAATTTGTCTGATAGCGAAGCGTGGCGAAGCCATATCAGGATAACCAGGATTAGAGGATTTTCAGGATGTGGTTGTTTGATTGTCTATAATATATACAGATTTTGGGATAATAGATAAGTTATCAGTTAAATTATCCGCTGTTAATTCTTGACTATTACTATAACTGGATTTTATAATCTTCAAATC
The window above is part of the Dolichospermum sp. DET69 genome. Proteins encoded here:
- a CDS encoding roadblock/LC7 domain-containing protein, which gives rise to MAINAEKLGMVLQNFVSGTTDVQGAALVTPDGLPLAASLPGGMDEERVSAMSASMLSLGERIGMELARGTIDRIFVEGNKGFGILTGCGQDAVLLVLASESAKQGLLMLEIKRVLAELKLIVQ
- a CDS encoding response regulator transcription factor — its product is MISILLVDDQSLIRQGLRALLELEPDIEIVGEAENGQIAINLVRELQPNVILMDIRMPIMDGVAATKEINQNFPHSKVLVLTTFDDDEYVKAAIQNGAMGYLLKDTPSEELAVAIRAVDKGYSQLGPGIVKKLMTQFPATPPQPSVPANLAELTPREKEVLRLIAIGDNNREIAQKLYISEGTVKNHVTNILNCLNLRDRTQAAILANSFFTYLEQDTFKK
- a CDS encoding sensor histidine kinase, whose amino-acid sequence is MNRPIQFNNHPFRFLLYLEWLLLGFSGLMVLMPSPSPRFSAMYPELTICSLAIFGLMGLRLPTYNKTNKIIYTAIEVLLILITGFYGGRSARLFPFLYLILVTRSCLIFQLPGRLTITFSSFVLFLLTLKQRMPPGRFSPIAQERFRFFSFSLAVLFGLSLVFVLVLMNTVLSERQSRDKLEIANEKLRQYALKIENQATLEERNRIAREIHDSLGHSLTALNLQLETALKLSKSDIPRAMTFLATAKELGSKALQDVRQSVSTMRSHPLQGQTLEQAIPILAADFQRSTGVLPNCQISIMAPLSMEISTPIYRIIQESFTNISKYAQATEVKLELMTTLENLKLIIQDNGSGFDVEQNTTGFGLQSMRDRTLSLRGEFYIHSSYNAGCQIIVNIPLPRDK
- a CDS encoding P pilus assembly/Cpx signaling pathway, periplasmic inhibitor/zinc-resistance associated protein, whose protein sequence is MKLKTLSLIAGTLALTLIATPFAVQAQSSIPSPQPGKEMREKGPFKGLNLTTEQKAKMKEIGRNTRAQMEAVLTPEQKTKLQAAMAQRKAEYQAQRQQGQGQRQERREKRGNIFASLNLTQAQKDQMKQIRESSKQQIQAVLTPQQQAQMKQMRENMRSRRQQDKPQ
- a CDS encoding ssl1498 family light-harvesting-like protein, translating into MPYTNEERGLLNNFAKEPKVYQAEPPTNSQKLTYIILGIAGVLLIGGVIFVAFSVSNVS
- a CDS encoding tetratricopeptide repeat protein, which produces MYTEKKAKTQVNTNVNETVHTENISLNRQVYQRLKLALSLGLRRQILFAICDDLHLRNRIAARLHSTLAYPVGKVLYQRANSGNFSTPAYPRLVTLRLDVSDPNPIAQINQWLANYPPPLMGKSTDNPGRPLPIPAFQIVGVEMLTKEPVAVQRLFLNYLRLGEQHLSGDESSRFLESSLLFWVSRPWLSTIQQSAPKFWHYRTGVFVFAGEPTPTIENRGYSEVLADSRSLDRENLDHLFVNEEKISPDIQQINKPDLPLTATTDSVTEIPDVPAVQSSQITNNQSFLSLSHINEELQKLIQATINADDSDQIQQILWEIEQLHIQKATEEELAIPSGRLAIAYQNLGNFYRLQIEQGQPTIENLMIAILAYQEAVSHDESSPQLPDILNDLGTLYWMLHRIPDNSEEAKIYIQQGIDFYKLALKLITGDIQPETYARIQNNIGTAYGDLARFADAVENWNWAIVAYNEALRYRQEEIEPLKYAACQNNLGTAYWHLGQYNQPVEHLTKAIAAYKLAIVHYKPADEPLKYGMIQNNIGTAYWNLSQYEQPKENLQLAIQVYNEALKYRTSFDVPQSYAATQNNLGIAYWHLANQPQRTKEDQQKLVKLCIHAYEEAVNIAHSLISVSLNFDLYVTHNNLGLAHHYLVTDVSFIGDKKTLSQHLEAALENHLHALSGFDRQTENYQTTISYIINTIRAFHNKLGIQGQNLALSKLPGQLLPDVLPKL
- a CDS encoding ABC transporter ATP-binding protein, translating into MKEIVLGVRNLQVEFISDSSNVKAIDDISFQLHQGETLGIVGESGSGKSVTALAIMGLLQYPGKVTRGEIFFSRTNNQPLDLLTLSPQEMQLYRGGDIAMIFQEPMTSLNPVYSIGFQLQEAIMRHQNVNAIAAKRIAIAGLQEVKLLPSDEQIQEQYINNDLSESGSFKLAQLVKEHKEAMLERYPHQLSGGQLQRVMIAMAISCNPSVLIADEPTTALDVTVQATILALLYELQQSRNMAMIFISHDLGLISEITDQVAVMYKGKIVEYGAAAQIFNNPQHPYTKGLVACRPSLNRRPHKLLTVSDYMSVTEDEFGKVIIQAKEPAQPSEITREEINQRLANNSAKQPLLTVRNLEVGFPVRGVFGATKRYHKAVNGVSFDVFPGETLGLVGESGCGKTTLGRTLLRLIEPMSGKIFFDGQDITHLTGKTLQHLRREMQIIFQNPFSSLNPRMKVGEAIIEPLLIHGVGKSKQQQQARVVELLERVGLSADDQKKYPHQFSGGQRQRVCIARALALNPKFIICDESVSALDVSVQAQVLNLLKELQADFQLTYIFISHDLSVVKFLSDRILVMNQGKIVESGTSESIYLEPKEEYTQKLIAAIPTGSPERIRNRHN